The Calditrichota bacterium genome window below encodes:
- a CDS encoding radical SAM protein, which translates to MPPLSLPDPTRLVAASEKAIPRRGQLLRLAVTDRCDFRCLYCAPPGGLPKTPYNHLPTLDELAEAVRYLTEACAIRRVKITGGEPLLRPGVVGLVERLAAYPHIEEVSLTTNGSKLARLAQPLREAGLARVNVSLDTLDPERFTQMTGGRIGSVLAGIDAAIETGLKPVKLNAVLTRSHWREDVPALIRFAGERGVEVRFIELMSVGPAAWFAAEEFISAREVRSELEGAYRLEPVPGRPGAPARRMRAVGPDGDALTGWITPQSHSFCDHCDRLRLDCHGRLRRCLMDPIALPLLIMSGEGRKAKCLVVNEAALEGYLAGKRAPDFMAGPTAMIAIGG; encoded by the coding sequence TTGCCGCCACTATCACTCCCGGATCCGACAAGGCTGGTGGCCGCCTCGGAGAAAGCCATTCCCCGGCGCGGCCAACTCCTTCGTCTCGCCGTAACCGACCGCTGCGACTTCCGCTGCCTCTACTGCGCGCCTCCGGGCGGGCTGCCGAAGACGCCTTATAACCACTTACCGACGCTCGACGAACTGGCGGAGGCCGTCCGCTACCTGACCGAGGCTTGTGCTATCCGACGGGTGAAGATCACCGGTGGCGAGCCGCTCCTGCGGCCGGGGGTCGTCGGACTAGTGGAGCGGCTCGCGGCGTATCCTCATATAGAGGAGGTATCGCTCACCACCAACGGGTCGAAGTTGGCGCGACTGGCTCAGCCTCTCAGGGAAGCCGGGCTGGCGCGGGTGAACGTCTCGCTTGACACTTTGGATCCGGAGCGGTTCACGCAAATGACCGGCGGCCGGATCGGGTCGGTGCTCGCCGGGATCGATGCCGCAATTGAAACCGGGTTGAAGCCGGTCAAGTTGAACGCGGTGTTGACGCGAAGTCATTGGCGGGAGGACGTCCCGGCGCTAATCCGGTTTGCCGGTGAGCGGGGAGTCGAGGTGCGGTTCATCGAACTGATGTCGGTCGGCCCGGCGGCCTGGTTTGCAGCGGAGGAGTTCATTTCAGCACGTGAGGTGCGAAGTGAACTTGAAGGAGCCTATCGGCTTGAACCGGTGCCGGGAAGACCCGGAGCGCCGGCACGCCGGATGCGAGCCGTCGGCCCGGACGGCGACGCCTTAACCGGTTGGATCACGCCGCAGTCGCACTCCTTTTGCGACCACTGCGACCGGCTGCGACTCGACTGCCATGGCCGACTGCGCAGGTGCCTGATGGACCCGATTGCGCTTCCGCTCCTGATAATGAGCGGCGAAGGACGCAAGGCGAAGTGCCTGGTAGTCAATGAAGCGGCTTTGGAGGGTTACTTAGCCGGCAAGCGGGCGCCGGACTTTATGGCCGGACCTACAGCAATGATAGCGATCGGGGGGTGA
- a CDS encoding cytochrome c — protein MHRRPALFGASCLEAGQEHLHRLSDPHDHRRHRCPGRTRPPNPPRGTPVNALLSTTLLLLCAASSAIAQDPAQYFRQNCASCHTIGGGRLTGPDLKDVTTRADRIYLARFIANPKALIDSGDPYAVKLKQESRDVVMPSIPTLNPDLITALLDLIDVESKLEVSQFVGLAIGDEPFTPAQIAYGASLFLGKQPLSGGGAACLSCHTVNGLGGLSGGRLGPDLTLVYERLQGRKALASWLNAPATTTMQPLFASHPFTQDEVVALTAFFEETARHGGEDRSPAALNFFIMGLVGMFIALALFEVIWRGRFRSVRRAQVEASALTRDGEYPTKNKLTSWKVGKFDSSTH, from the coding sequence CTGCACCGACGGCCAGCCCTGTTCGGCGCATCATGCCTGGAAGCGGGTCAAGAACACCTACACCGCCTTTCTGACCCGCACGACCATCGGCGGCATCGCTGCCCAGGTCGCACCCGACCTCCAAACCCCCCAAGAGGAACTCCGGTGAATGCACTACTATCAACCACACTCCTTCTGCTATGTGCCGCATCGAGCGCCATCGCGCAGGATCCGGCTCAATACTTCCGCCAGAACTGTGCCAGTTGTCACACCATCGGAGGTGGCCGGCTCACCGGTCCGGATCTGAAAGACGTTACGACTCGCGCCGACCGAATCTACCTCGCACGGTTCATAGCCAACCCCAAGGCGCTCATCGACTCCGGCGATCCCTATGCGGTCAAACTGAAGCAGGAATCGCGCGACGTCGTGATGCCGTCAATCCCGACCCTGAATCCCGATCTGATCACGGCTCTGCTCGACCTGATCGATGTTGAGTCGAAACTTGAGGTCTCGCAGTTCGTCGGACTGGCTATTGGCGACGAGCCATTCACACCGGCACAGATTGCCTATGGCGCAAGCCTATTCCTGGGCAAACAGCCTCTTTCGGGCGGCGGAGCAGCCTGCCTTTCCTGCCATACCGTCAATGGTTTGGGAGGCCTTTCAGGCGGGCGCCTCGGGCCTGACCTGACCCTCGTTTATGAGCGCCTGCAAGGCCGCAAGGCTCTCGCGTCATGGCTCAACGCCCCTGCGACGACGACGATGCAGCCGCTCTTTGCAAGTCATCCCTTTACCCAGGACGAGGTCGTCGCGCTTACCGCCTTCTTTGAGGAGACGGCCCGACACGGTGGTGAGGACCGCTCCCCGGCTGCGCTAAACTTCTTCATCATGGGCTTGGTCGGGATGTTCATTGCGCTGGCCCTTTTCGAAGTGATATGGCGGGGCCGGTTTCGCTCGGTGCGTAGAGCGCAAGTCGAAGCGAGCGCGCTCACCCGCGATGGTGAGTATCCCACGAAGAACAAGTTAACAAGTTGGAAAGTTGGCAAGTTCGACAGCTCAACGCATTGA
- a CDS encoding Rrf2 family transcriptional regulator, which yields MHCSSTSQEFSPRSFGVLSTTSEYAVRALIHLARLEEGGTLLGRDLALTSDIPNNYLAKILLALNKVGIVEASRGPGGGYRLKRPADTITLLEVARVFEGEAAVPSCFLQHSHLCTDGQPCSAHHAWKRVKNTYTAFLTRTTIGGIAAQVAPDLQTPQEELR from the coding sequence ATACATTGTTCATCAACAAGTCAAGAGTTTTCGCCCCGGAGTTTCGGCGTGCTCTCAACTACCTCGGAATACGCGGTACGGGCCCTTATCCATCTGGCCCGTCTGGAGGAGGGTGGAACCCTCCTCGGACGGGACCTCGCCCTCACCAGCGACATCCCCAACAACTACCTCGCCAAGATCCTGCTGGCTCTCAACAAGGTCGGCATCGTCGAAGCGTCCCGCGGCCCGGGCGGTGGCTACCGCCTCAAACGTCCGGCGGACACTATCACCCTGCTCGAGGTCGCCCGGGTCTTCGAGGGCGAAGCCGCCGTGCCGTCCTGCTTCCTTCAACATAGCCACCTCTGCACCGACGGCCAGCCCTGTTCGGCGCATCATGCCTGGAAGCGGGTCAAGAACACCTACACCGCCTTTCTGACCCGCACGACCATCGGCGGCATCGCTGCCCAGGTCGCACCCGACCTCCAAACCCCCCAAGAGGAACTCCGGTGA